The following are from one region of the Salvia splendens isolate huo1 chromosome 2, SspV2, whole genome shotgun sequence genome:
- the LOC121793126 gene encoding probable pectinesterase 29, with amino-acid sequence MASLLQNILAFIVLGFSLGFTSELEAAKIVYVPWSFSTVQAAIDSVPSNNNNWIVIDIKAGIYNEQVKIPTDKPFIHLKGEYGKTSIVWGAIDSIFDSATFDSLADNILVTGINFVNSYNYPLRKGGNPAKIALAARIAGDKSALYDCSFSGFQDTLYDYDGRHYIKRCNITGGVDFIFGNGRSLYEDCTISVDPDSQLDDNFVGYITAQGRENPNNNTGFVFKNCNVIGNAKVYLGRAWRPYSRVIFYNSFLSDIILPQGWDSWNNDVYKLTFVEEQCRGLGSDKSSRVKWKKTLGQAELQYLTSISYIDNEGWLSKLPYY; translated from the exons ATGGCGAGTCTTCTGCAAAATATATTGGCATTTATAGTTTTGGGATTTTCTTTAGGTTTTACAAGTGAATTAGAAGCTGCCAAAATAGTGTATGTGCCATGGAGCTTCTCTACTGTTCAAGCAGCCATTGATTCTGTGCCATCAAACAATAATAATTGGATCGTCATCGATATCAAGGCTGGGATTTacaa TGAGCAGGTGAAAATCCCTACAGACAAGCCATTTATTCATCTAAAAGGAGAATATGGGAAAACTTCAATTGTTTGGGGTGCAATCGACTCTATATTCGATTCTGCAACTTTTGATTCCTTGGCTGATAATATTCTTGTCACAGGAATCAATTTTGTG AACTCCTACAATTATCCACTAAGGAAGGGCGGAAATCCGGCTAAGATAGCGTTGGCGGCGAGGATCGCCGGCGACAAATCGGCTTTGTATGATTGTAGTTTTTCGGGGTTTCAAGACACATTGTACGATTACGATGGCCGGCATTATATCAAGAGATGCAACATCACCGGTGGTGTTGATTTTATATTTGGGAATGGACGATCTTTATATGAG GACTGCACCATATCAGTGGATCCTGATTCACAGCTAGATGACAACTTTGTAGGTTACATCACTGCTCAAGGAAGAGAAAACCCAAATAATAATACTggttttgttttcaaaaattgcAATGTGATTGGAAATGCCAAGGTGTATCTTGGAAGAGCATGGAGGCCTTATTCCAGAGTCATATTCTACAATTCGTTCCTCTCAGATATCATCCTTCCTCAGGGATGGGATTCTTGGAATAATGATGT ATATAAGTTAACCTTTGTTGAGGAACAATGCCGCGGATTAGGTTCGGACAAGTCGAGCCGAGTGAAGTGGAAGAAAACATTAGGCCAAGCGGAGTTACAATATCTAACAAGTATTTCTTACATTGATAATGAAGGATGGCTGTCCAAACTACCTTATTATTAA